One genomic region from Oncorhynchus clarkii lewisi isolate Uvic-CL-2024 chromosome 21, UVic_Ocla_1.0, whole genome shotgun sequence encodes:
- the LOC139378570 gene encoding ubl carboxyl-terminal hydrolase 18-like, giving the protein MMSRRMFSMCGRSWSLPIGSRAQGLRGLMNYGLSCCVNALLQSFSATWELVDLLEGWNPVDKESVPLYLRKALLAMQSDQSQPAPHRDFLHCLDRNDIYFYVQQDADEVFLSILNLIQQQMSDKALAQEIQSLYKVTMETYLQCLECKYIETGASFLLSLPMHIRESHDSLEDCIRFFFKRQELRDGDKCYCERCGEKKPSQQGFKLISLPPVLCLHLKRFRNSHGYTRKLHYKVTFPEALNISEILTAEALSERYVQNDSQYSLCAVIVHSGVAMFGHYTAYVRHKNQSWYYANDSSVRQVSWKKVQNTYGGSQREDTAYMLLYRRTPEGKQQEWSSG; this is encoded by the exons ATGATGTCACGAAGAATGTTCTCAATGTGCGGCCGTAGTTGGAGTCTACCTATCGGGAGTAGGGCACAAG GCCTAAGAGGTCTGATGAACTATGGCCTGTCATGCTGTGTGAACGCTCTGCTGCAGTCCTTCTCTGCCACCTGGGAACTGGTAGATCTGCTAGAAGG GTGGAACCCAGTTGACAAGGAGAGTGTCCCTTTGTATCTGAGGAAGGCGCTACTAGCCATGCAGAGTGACCAATCCCAGCCTGCTCCTCATCGAGACTTCCTGCACTGCCTGGACAGAAATGACATCTACT TCTATGTTCAGCAGGATGCAGATGAGGTATTCCTCTCCATTCTAAACCTTATCCAACAACAGATGAGTGACAAGGCCTTA GCTCAGGAGATTCAGTCTCTGTACAAGGTTACCATGGAGACATACCTTCAGTGTCTAGAATGTAAATACATTGAAACTGGGGCCAGCTTTCTACTCAGCCTCCCCATGCACATAAGGGAGAGCCATGACTCACTG GAGGACTGCATACGGTTCTTCTTCAAGCGTCAGGAGCTAAGGGATGGAGATAAGTGCTACTGTGAAAGGTGTGGAGAGAAGAAGCCATCCCAACAG GGCTTCAAACTCATCTCCCTGCCCCCTGTCTTGTGTCTTCACCTGAAGAGATTCCGTAATTCCCATGGTTACACCAGGAAACTACACTACAAAGTCACCTTCCCAGAAGCCctgaacatttctgagatcttgACAGCAGAGGCACTGTCAGAACGTTATGTACAG AATGACAGCCAGTACAGCTTGTGTGCAGTCATAGTGCACTCCGGCGTTGCCATGTTTGGACACTACACAGCATACGTTCGTCACAAGAACCAAAGCTGGTACTACGCTAATGATAGTTCTGTACGGCAG GTTAGCTGGAAGAAAGTACAGAACACCTATGGAGGAAGTCAAAG AGAAGACACAGCATATATGCTGCTCTACAGACGAACCCCAGAGGGAAAGCAACAGGAGTGGTCCTCAGGCTAA